A part of Clarias gariepinus isolate MV-2021 ecotype Netherlands chromosome 14, CGAR_prim_01v2, whole genome shotgun sequence genomic DNA contains:
- the exoc7 gene encoding exocyst complex component 7 isoform X5, whose protein sequence is MIPTEDAAARKREIEDKLKQEQETLTFIRENLEKSDQLTKGMVSILSSFESRLMALENSIIPVHKQTENLQRLQENVDKTLSCLDHVISYYHVAKDTDKIIKEGPTGRLNEYLVCIARIQKAVEYFQDNNPDSPELNTVKVRFEKGKEQLEAEFRALLTRYSKPVPPVLILDAIGGDEELEGEVTLEHLPEAVLQDVICIAGWLVEYGRNQDFMNVYYQIRSSQLDRSIKGLKDHFRKNSASSALLYSPAVQTKRKDTPTKKVPKRPGTIRKAQNLLKQYSQHGLDGKKASNLTPLEGKDDVMDVEIDSYIHCISAFVKLAQSEYALLTEIIPEHHQKKTFDSLIQEVLDNLMLDGDNIVAAARRAIMRHDYSAVLTIFPILRHLKHTKPDFDSTLQGTAASTKNKLPTLITSMETTGAKALEEFADSIKNDPDKEYNMPKDGTVHELTSNAILFLQQLLDFQETAGAMLASQETSSSASSYSSEFSRRLLSTYICKVLGNLQLNLLSKSKVYEDQALSAIFLHNNYNYILKSLEKSELIQLVAVTQKKAESSYRELIQQQILTYQRSWMKVTDHLTDRNLPAVQPGTKLKDKERQVIKDKFKGFNDGLEELCKIQKVWAIPDKEQRDAIRHAQKKLISDAYRTFLQRCANMQFTKNPEKYHKYTPDHVEEMIDKLFDTSA, encoded by the exons ATGATTCCCACTGAGGACGCGGCCGCCAGGAAGAGAGAGATCGAGGACAAACTCAAACAG GAACAGGAGACTCTGACATTTATTCGAGAGAATCTGGAGAAGAGTGATCAGCTGACTAAAGGAATG GTGTCGATCCTGTCGTCGTTCGAGAGCCGGCTCATGGCCCTGGAGAACTCCATCATCCCGGTGCACAAGCAGACGGAGAACCTGCAGCGGCTCCAGGAGAACGTGGACAAGACGCTGTCCTGCCTGGACCACGTCATCAGCTACTACCACGTCGCCAAGGACACCGACAAAATCATCAAGGAGGG accCACTGGGCGGCTGAACGAGTATCTCGTCTGCATCGCCAGGATCCAGAAAGCTGTGGAGTATTTTCAGGACAACAATCCAGACAGTCCTGAGCTCAACACCGTG AAAGTGCGGTTTGAAAAAGGTAAAGAGCAGCTGGAGGCGGAGTTTCGTGCACTCCTGACGCGCTACAGTAAGCCGGTCCCGCCCGTCCTGATCTTGGACGCGATCGGTGGGGACGAGGAGCTGGAGGGCGAGGTCACGCTGGAGCATCTTCCCGAAGCCGTGCTGCAGGACGTCATCTGCATCGCGGGGTGGCTGGTGGAGTACGGACGCAACCAGG aCTTCATGAACGTTTATTACCAGATCCGCTCCAGTCAGCTGGATCGCTCCATCAAGGGTCTGAAGGATCATTTCCGTAAGAACAGCGCCTCCTCCGCGCTGCTGTACTCTCCCGCCGTGCAGACCAAACGCAAGGACACGCCCACCAAAAAGGTTCCTAAGCGACCAG GGACGATCCGTAAAGCTCAGAACCTGCTGAAACAGTACTCTCAGCATGGCCTGGACGGGAAAAAGGCCTCTAACCTCACTCCTCTAGAAG ggaaaGACGATGTGATGGACGTGGAGATCGACTCGTACATCCACTGTATCAGTGCGTTTGTGAAGCTGGCGCAGAGCGAGTACGCCTTACTGACCGAGATCATCCCGGAACATCACCAGAAGAAAACCTTCGACTCGCTCatacag gaggtgTTAGATAACCTGATGCTGGATGGTGATAACATCGTAGCAGCCGCACGCAGAGCGATCATGAGACACGATTACTCGGCCGTCCTCACCATCTTCCCCATCCTCCGTCACCTCAAACACACCAAACCTGACTTCGACTCCACACTGCAG ggcacGGCGGCAAGCACAAAGAACAAACTCCCGACTCTGATCACGTCCATGGAGACAACGGGAGCCAAAGCGCTGGAGGAGTTCGCCGACAGCATCAAG AACGATCCAGATAAGGAGTACAACATGCCTAAAGACGGGACTGTACATGAGCTCACCAGTAAT gcgATTCTGTTCCTGCAGCAGTTGTTGGATTTCCAGGAGACGGCCGGGGCGATGTTAGCCTCTCAgg AAACGAGTTCATCAGCCAGCAGCTACAGCTCTGAGTTCAGCCGCAGACTCCTCAGCACCTACATCt GTAAAGTACTGGGAAACCTGCAGCTGAATCTGCTGAGTAAATCCAAAGTGTATGAGGATCAGGCTCTCAGCGCCATCTTCCTccacaacaactacaactacatCCTCAAATCCCTGGAGAA gtcggAACTGATCCAGCTGGTGGCTGTGACGCAGAAGAAAGCAGAGAGCTCCTACAGAGAACTGATCCAACAGCAGATACTGACCTACCAgcgcag CTGGATGAAGGTAACAGATCACCTGACTGACCGCAACCTGCCTGCAGTACAGCCTGGAACTAAG TTGAAAGACAAAGAGCGTCAGGTGATCAAAGATAAATTTAAG ggttttAATGATGGTCTGGAGGAGCTGTGTAAGATTCAGAAGGTTTGGGCGATTCCTGATAAAGAGCAGCGTGATGCGATTAGACACGCCCAGAAAAAGCTTATCTCTGACGCGTACAGAACCTTCTTACAAAG gtgtgcGAACATGCAATTCACCAAGAACCCGGAGAAGTACCACAAATACACTCCGGATCACGTGGAGGAGATGATAGACAAGCTGTTCGACACCTCTGCCTAA
- the exoc7 gene encoding exocyst complex component 7 isoform X1 encodes MIPTEDAAARKREIEDKLKQEQETLTFIRENLEKSDQLTKGMVSILSSFESRLMALENSIIPVHKQTENLQRLQENVDKTLSCLDHVISYYHVAKDTDKIIKEGPTGRLNEYLVCIARIQKAVEYFQDNNPDSPELNTVKVRFEKGKEQLEAEFRALLTRYSKPVPPVLILDAIGGDEELEGEVTLEHLPEAVLQDVICIAGWLVEYGRNQDFMNVYYQIRSSQLDRSIKGLKDHFRKNSASSALLYSPAVQTKRKDTPTKKVPKRPGTIRKAQNLLKQYSQHGLDGKKASNLTPLEGYDLEPRGVKHLSDALSDKHGASAGKDDVMDVEIDSYIHCISAFVKLAQSEYALLTEIIPEHHQKKTFDSLIQEVLDNLMLDGDNIVAAARRAIMRHDYSAVLTIFPILRHLKHTKPDFDSTLQGTAASTKNKLPTLITSMETTGAKALEEFADSIKNDPDKEYNMPKDGTVHELTSNAILFLQQLLDFQETAGAMLASQVLGDTYNIPLDPRETSSSASSYSSEFSRRLLSTYICKVLGNLQLNLLSKSKVYEDQALSAIFLHNNYNYILKSLEKSELIQLVAVTQKKAESSYRELIQQQILTYQRSWMKVTDHLTDRNLPAVQPGTKLKDKERQVIKDKFKGFNDGLEELCKIQKVWAIPDKEQRDAIRHAQKKLISDAYRTFLQRCANMQFTKNPEKYHKYTPDHVEEMIDKLFDTSA; translated from the exons ATGATTCCCACTGAGGACGCGGCCGCCAGGAAGAGAGAGATCGAGGACAAACTCAAACAG GAACAGGAGACTCTGACATTTATTCGAGAGAATCTGGAGAAGAGTGATCAGCTGACTAAAGGAATG GTGTCGATCCTGTCGTCGTTCGAGAGCCGGCTCATGGCCCTGGAGAACTCCATCATCCCGGTGCACAAGCAGACGGAGAACCTGCAGCGGCTCCAGGAGAACGTGGACAAGACGCTGTCCTGCCTGGACCACGTCATCAGCTACTACCACGTCGCCAAGGACACCGACAAAATCATCAAGGAGGG accCACTGGGCGGCTGAACGAGTATCTCGTCTGCATCGCCAGGATCCAGAAAGCTGTGGAGTATTTTCAGGACAACAATCCAGACAGTCCTGAGCTCAACACCGTG AAAGTGCGGTTTGAAAAAGGTAAAGAGCAGCTGGAGGCGGAGTTTCGTGCACTCCTGACGCGCTACAGTAAGCCGGTCCCGCCCGTCCTGATCTTGGACGCGATCGGTGGGGACGAGGAGCTGGAGGGCGAGGTCACGCTGGAGCATCTTCCCGAAGCCGTGCTGCAGGACGTCATCTGCATCGCGGGGTGGCTGGTGGAGTACGGACGCAACCAGG aCTTCATGAACGTTTATTACCAGATCCGCTCCAGTCAGCTGGATCGCTCCATCAAGGGTCTGAAGGATCATTTCCGTAAGAACAGCGCCTCCTCCGCGCTGCTGTACTCTCCCGCCGTGCAGACCAAACGCAAGGACACGCCCACCAAAAAGGTTCCTAAGCGACCAG GGACGATCCGTAAAGCTCAGAACCTGCTGAAACAGTACTCTCAGCATGGCCTGGACGGGAAAAAGGCCTCTAACCTCACTCCTCTAGAAG GTTACGATCTCGAGCCGCGCGGGGTTAAGCACCTGTCGGACGCACTGAGTGACAAGCACGGGGCTTCAGCAG ggaaaGACGATGTGATGGACGTGGAGATCGACTCGTACATCCACTGTATCAGTGCGTTTGTGAAGCTGGCGCAGAGCGAGTACGCCTTACTGACCGAGATCATCCCGGAACATCACCAGAAGAAAACCTTCGACTCGCTCatacag gaggtgTTAGATAACCTGATGCTGGATGGTGATAACATCGTAGCAGCCGCACGCAGAGCGATCATGAGACACGATTACTCGGCCGTCCTCACCATCTTCCCCATCCTCCGTCACCTCAAACACACCAAACCTGACTTCGACTCCACACTGCAG ggcacGGCGGCAAGCACAAAGAACAAACTCCCGACTCTGATCACGTCCATGGAGACAACGGGAGCCAAAGCGCTGGAGGAGTTCGCCGACAGCATCAAG AACGATCCAGATAAGGAGTACAACATGCCTAAAGACGGGACTGTACATGAGCTCACCAGTAAT gcgATTCTGTTCCTGCAGCAGTTGTTGGATTTCCAGGAGACGGCCGGGGCGATGTTAGCCTCTCAgg TCCTCGGGGACACTTACAATATTCCTTTAGACCCCCGAG AAACGAGTTCATCAGCCAGCAGCTACAGCTCTGAGTTCAGCCGCAGACTCCTCAGCACCTACATCt GTAAAGTACTGGGAAACCTGCAGCTGAATCTGCTGAGTAAATCCAAAGTGTATGAGGATCAGGCTCTCAGCGCCATCTTCCTccacaacaactacaactacatCCTCAAATCCCTGGAGAA gtcggAACTGATCCAGCTGGTGGCTGTGACGCAGAAGAAAGCAGAGAGCTCCTACAGAGAACTGATCCAACAGCAGATACTGACCTACCAgcgcag CTGGATGAAGGTAACAGATCACCTGACTGACCGCAACCTGCCTGCAGTACAGCCTGGAACTAAG TTGAAAGACAAAGAGCGTCAGGTGATCAAAGATAAATTTAAG ggttttAATGATGGTCTGGAGGAGCTGTGTAAGATTCAGAAGGTTTGGGCGATTCCTGATAAAGAGCAGCGTGATGCGATTAGACACGCCCAGAAAAAGCTTATCTCTGACGCGTACAGAACCTTCTTACAAAG gtgtgcGAACATGCAATTCACCAAGAACCCGGAGAAGTACCACAAATACACTCCGGATCACGTGGAGGAGATGATAGACAAGCTGTTCGACACCTCTGCCTAA
- the exoc7 gene encoding exocyst complex component 7 isoform X3, translating to MIPTEDAAARKREIEDKLKQEQETLTFIRENLEKSDQLTKGMVSILSSFESRLMALENSIIPVHKQTENLQRLQENVDKTLSCLDHVISYYHVAKDTDKIIKEGPTGRLNEYLVCIARIQKAVEYFQDNNPDSPELNTVKVRFEKGKEQLEAEFRALLTRYSKPVPPVLILDAIGGDEELEGEVTLEHLPEAVLQDVICIAGWLVEYGRNQDFMNVYYQIRSSQLDRSIKGLKDHFRKNSASSALLYSPAVQTKRKDTPTKKVPKRPGTIRKAQNLLKQYSQHGLDGKKASNLTPLEGKDDVMDVEIDSYIHCISAFVKLAQSEYALLTEIIPEHHQKKTFDSLIQEVLDNLMLDGDNIVAAARRAIMRHDYSAVLTIFPILRHLKHTKPDFDSTLQGTAASTKNKLPTLITSMETTGAKALEEFADSIKNDPDKEYNMPKDGTVHELTSNAILFLQQLLDFQETAGAMLASQVLGDTYNIPLDPRETSSSASSYSSEFSRRLLSTYICKVLGNLQLNLLSKSKVYEDQALSAIFLHNNYNYILKSLEKSELIQLVAVTQKKAESSYRELIQQQILTYQRSWMKVTDHLTDRNLPAVQPGTKLKDKERQVIKDKFKGFNDGLEELCKIQKVWAIPDKEQRDAIRHAQKKLISDAYRTFLQRCANMQFTKNPEKYHKYTPDHVEEMIDKLFDTSA from the exons ATGATTCCCACTGAGGACGCGGCCGCCAGGAAGAGAGAGATCGAGGACAAACTCAAACAG GAACAGGAGACTCTGACATTTATTCGAGAGAATCTGGAGAAGAGTGATCAGCTGACTAAAGGAATG GTGTCGATCCTGTCGTCGTTCGAGAGCCGGCTCATGGCCCTGGAGAACTCCATCATCCCGGTGCACAAGCAGACGGAGAACCTGCAGCGGCTCCAGGAGAACGTGGACAAGACGCTGTCCTGCCTGGACCACGTCATCAGCTACTACCACGTCGCCAAGGACACCGACAAAATCATCAAGGAGGG accCACTGGGCGGCTGAACGAGTATCTCGTCTGCATCGCCAGGATCCAGAAAGCTGTGGAGTATTTTCAGGACAACAATCCAGACAGTCCTGAGCTCAACACCGTG AAAGTGCGGTTTGAAAAAGGTAAAGAGCAGCTGGAGGCGGAGTTTCGTGCACTCCTGACGCGCTACAGTAAGCCGGTCCCGCCCGTCCTGATCTTGGACGCGATCGGTGGGGACGAGGAGCTGGAGGGCGAGGTCACGCTGGAGCATCTTCCCGAAGCCGTGCTGCAGGACGTCATCTGCATCGCGGGGTGGCTGGTGGAGTACGGACGCAACCAGG aCTTCATGAACGTTTATTACCAGATCCGCTCCAGTCAGCTGGATCGCTCCATCAAGGGTCTGAAGGATCATTTCCGTAAGAACAGCGCCTCCTCCGCGCTGCTGTACTCTCCCGCCGTGCAGACCAAACGCAAGGACACGCCCACCAAAAAGGTTCCTAAGCGACCAG GGACGATCCGTAAAGCTCAGAACCTGCTGAAACAGTACTCTCAGCATGGCCTGGACGGGAAAAAGGCCTCTAACCTCACTCCTCTAGAAG ggaaaGACGATGTGATGGACGTGGAGATCGACTCGTACATCCACTGTATCAGTGCGTTTGTGAAGCTGGCGCAGAGCGAGTACGCCTTACTGACCGAGATCATCCCGGAACATCACCAGAAGAAAACCTTCGACTCGCTCatacag gaggtgTTAGATAACCTGATGCTGGATGGTGATAACATCGTAGCAGCCGCACGCAGAGCGATCATGAGACACGATTACTCGGCCGTCCTCACCATCTTCCCCATCCTCCGTCACCTCAAACACACCAAACCTGACTTCGACTCCACACTGCAG ggcacGGCGGCAAGCACAAAGAACAAACTCCCGACTCTGATCACGTCCATGGAGACAACGGGAGCCAAAGCGCTGGAGGAGTTCGCCGACAGCATCAAG AACGATCCAGATAAGGAGTACAACATGCCTAAAGACGGGACTGTACATGAGCTCACCAGTAAT gcgATTCTGTTCCTGCAGCAGTTGTTGGATTTCCAGGAGACGGCCGGGGCGATGTTAGCCTCTCAgg TCCTCGGGGACACTTACAATATTCCTTTAGACCCCCGAG AAACGAGTTCATCAGCCAGCAGCTACAGCTCTGAGTTCAGCCGCAGACTCCTCAGCACCTACATCt GTAAAGTACTGGGAAACCTGCAGCTGAATCTGCTGAGTAAATCCAAAGTGTATGAGGATCAGGCTCTCAGCGCCATCTTCCTccacaacaactacaactacatCCTCAAATCCCTGGAGAA gtcggAACTGATCCAGCTGGTGGCTGTGACGCAGAAGAAAGCAGAGAGCTCCTACAGAGAACTGATCCAACAGCAGATACTGACCTACCAgcgcag CTGGATGAAGGTAACAGATCACCTGACTGACCGCAACCTGCCTGCAGTACAGCCTGGAACTAAG TTGAAAGACAAAGAGCGTCAGGTGATCAAAGATAAATTTAAG ggttttAATGATGGTCTGGAGGAGCTGTGTAAGATTCAGAAGGTTTGGGCGATTCCTGATAAAGAGCAGCGTGATGCGATTAGACACGCCCAGAAAAAGCTTATCTCTGACGCGTACAGAACCTTCTTACAAAG gtgtgcGAACATGCAATTCACCAAGAACCCGGAGAAGTACCACAAATACACTCCGGATCACGTGGAGGAGATGATAGACAAGCTGTTCGACACCTCTGCCTAA
- the exoc7 gene encoding exocyst complex component 7 isoform X7, producing MIPTEDAAARKREIEDKLKQEQETLTFIRENLEKSDQLTKGMVSILSSFESRLMALENSIIPVHKQTENLQRLQENVDKTLSCLDHVISYYHVAKDTDKIIKEGPTGRLNEYLVCIARIQKAVEYFQDNNPDSPELNTVKVRFEKGKEQLEAEFRALLTRYSKPVPPVLILDAIGGDEELEGEVTLEHLPEAVLQDVICIAGWLVEYGRNQDFMNVYYQIRSSQLDRSIKGLKDHFRKNSASSALLYSPAVQTKRKDTPTKKVPKRPGKDDVMDVEIDSYIHCISAFVKLAQSEYALLTEIIPEHHQKKTFDSLIQEVLDNLMLDGDNIVAAARRAIMRHDYSAVLTIFPILRHLKHTKPDFDSTLQGTAASTKNKLPTLITSMETTGAKALEEFADSIKNDPDKEYNMPKDGTVHELTSNAILFLQQLLDFQETAGAMLASQVLGDTYNIPLDPRETSSSASSYSSEFSRRLLSTYICKVLGNLQLNLLSKSKVYEDQALSAIFLHNNYNYILKSLEKSELIQLVAVTQKKAESSYRELIQQQILTYQRSWMKVTDHLTDRNLPAVQPGTKLKDKERQVIKDKFKGFNDGLEELCKIQKVWAIPDKEQRDAIRHAQKKLISDAYRTFLQRCANMQFTKNPEKYHKYTPDHVEEMIDKLFDTSA from the exons ATGATTCCCACTGAGGACGCGGCCGCCAGGAAGAGAGAGATCGAGGACAAACTCAAACAG GAACAGGAGACTCTGACATTTATTCGAGAGAATCTGGAGAAGAGTGATCAGCTGACTAAAGGAATG GTGTCGATCCTGTCGTCGTTCGAGAGCCGGCTCATGGCCCTGGAGAACTCCATCATCCCGGTGCACAAGCAGACGGAGAACCTGCAGCGGCTCCAGGAGAACGTGGACAAGACGCTGTCCTGCCTGGACCACGTCATCAGCTACTACCACGTCGCCAAGGACACCGACAAAATCATCAAGGAGGG accCACTGGGCGGCTGAACGAGTATCTCGTCTGCATCGCCAGGATCCAGAAAGCTGTGGAGTATTTTCAGGACAACAATCCAGACAGTCCTGAGCTCAACACCGTG AAAGTGCGGTTTGAAAAAGGTAAAGAGCAGCTGGAGGCGGAGTTTCGTGCACTCCTGACGCGCTACAGTAAGCCGGTCCCGCCCGTCCTGATCTTGGACGCGATCGGTGGGGACGAGGAGCTGGAGGGCGAGGTCACGCTGGAGCATCTTCCCGAAGCCGTGCTGCAGGACGTCATCTGCATCGCGGGGTGGCTGGTGGAGTACGGACGCAACCAGG aCTTCATGAACGTTTATTACCAGATCCGCTCCAGTCAGCTGGATCGCTCCATCAAGGGTCTGAAGGATCATTTCCGTAAGAACAGCGCCTCCTCCGCGCTGCTGTACTCTCCCGCCGTGCAGACCAAACGCAAGGACACGCCCACCAAAAAGGTTCCTAAGCGACCAG ggaaaGACGATGTGATGGACGTGGAGATCGACTCGTACATCCACTGTATCAGTGCGTTTGTGAAGCTGGCGCAGAGCGAGTACGCCTTACTGACCGAGATCATCCCGGAACATCACCAGAAGAAAACCTTCGACTCGCTCatacag gaggtgTTAGATAACCTGATGCTGGATGGTGATAACATCGTAGCAGCCGCACGCAGAGCGATCATGAGACACGATTACTCGGCCGTCCTCACCATCTTCCCCATCCTCCGTCACCTCAAACACACCAAACCTGACTTCGACTCCACACTGCAG ggcacGGCGGCAAGCACAAAGAACAAACTCCCGACTCTGATCACGTCCATGGAGACAACGGGAGCCAAAGCGCTGGAGGAGTTCGCCGACAGCATCAAG AACGATCCAGATAAGGAGTACAACATGCCTAAAGACGGGACTGTACATGAGCTCACCAGTAAT gcgATTCTGTTCCTGCAGCAGTTGTTGGATTTCCAGGAGACGGCCGGGGCGATGTTAGCCTCTCAgg TCCTCGGGGACACTTACAATATTCCTTTAGACCCCCGAG AAACGAGTTCATCAGCCAGCAGCTACAGCTCTGAGTTCAGCCGCAGACTCCTCAGCACCTACATCt GTAAAGTACTGGGAAACCTGCAGCTGAATCTGCTGAGTAAATCCAAAGTGTATGAGGATCAGGCTCTCAGCGCCATCTTCCTccacaacaactacaactacatCCTCAAATCCCTGGAGAA gtcggAACTGATCCAGCTGGTGGCTGTGACGCAGAAGAAAGCAGAGAGCTCCTACAGAGAACTGATCCAACAGCAGATACTGACCTACCAgcgcag CTGGATGAAGGTAACAGATCACCTGACTGACCGCAACCTGCCTGCAGTACAGCCTGGAACTAAG TTGAAAGACAAAGAGCGTCAGGTGATCAAAGATAAATTTAAG ggttttAATGATGGTCTGGAGGAGCTGTGTAAGATTCAGAAGGTTTGGGCGATTCCTGATAAAGAGCAGCGTGATGCGATTAGACACGCCCAGAAAAAGCTTATCTCTGACGCGTACAGAACCTTCTTACAAAG gtgtgcGAACATGCAATTCACCAAGAACCCGGAGAAGTACCACAAATACACTCCGGATCACGTGGAGGAGATGATAGACAAGCTGTTCGACACCTCTGCCTAA
- the exoc7 gene encoding exocyst complex component 7 isoform X2: MIPTEDAAARKREIEDKLKQEQETLTFIRENLEKSDQLTKGMVSILSSFESRLMALENSIIPVHKQTENLQRLQENVDKTLSCLDHVISYYHVAKDTDKIIKEGPTGRLNEYLVCIARIQKAVEYFQDNNPDSPELNTVKVRFEKGKEQLEAEFRALLTRYSKPVPPVLILDAIGGDEELEGEVTLEHLPEAVLQDVICIAGWLVEYGRNQDFMNVYYQIRSSQLDRSIKGLKDHFRKNSASSALLYSPAVQTKRKDTPTKKVPKRPGTIRKAQNLLKQYSQHGLDGKKASNLTPLEGYDLEPRGVKHLSDALSDKHGASAGKDDVMDVEIDSYIHCISAFVKLAQSEYALLTEIIPEHHQKKTFDSLIQEVLDNLMLDGDNIVAAARRAIMRHDYSAVLTIFPILRHLKHTKPDFDSTLQGTAASTKNKLPTLITSMETTGAKALEEFADSIKNDPDKEYNMPKDGTVHELTSNAILFLQQLLDFQETAGAMLASQETSSSASSYSSEFSRRLLSTYICKVLGNLQLNLLSKSKVYEDQALSAIFLHNNYNYILKSLEKSELIQLVAVTQKKAESSYRELIQQQILTYQRSWMKVTDHLTDRNLPAVQPGTKLKDKERQVIKDKFKGFNDGLEELCKIQKVWAIPDKEQRDAIRHAQKKLISDAYRTFLQRCANMQFTKNPEKYHKYTPDHVEEMIDKLFDTSA, from the exons ATGATTCCCACTGAGGACGCGGCCGCCAGGAAGAGAGAGATCGAGGACAAACTCAAACAG GAACAGGAGACTCTGACATTTATTCGAGAGAATCTGGAGAAGAGTGATCAGCTGACTAAAGGAATG GTGTCGATCCTGTCGTCGTTCGAGAGCCGGCTCATGGCCCTGGAGAACTCCATCATCCCGGTGCACAAGCAGACGGAGAACCTGCAGCGGCTCCAGGAGAACGTGGACAAGACGCTGTCCTGCCTGGACCACGTCATCAGCTACTACCACGTCGCCAAGGACACCGACAAAATCATCAAGGAGGG accCACTGGGCGGCTGAACGAGTATCTCGTCTGCATCGCCAGGATCCAGAAAGCTGTGGAGTATTTTCAGGACAACAATCCAGACAGTCCTGAGCTCAACACCGTG AAAGTGCGGTTTGAAAAAGGTAAAGAGCAGCTGGAGGCGGAGTTTCGTGCACTCCTGACGCGCTACAGTAAGCCGGTCCCGCCCGTCCTGATCTTGGACGCGATCGGTGGGGACGAGGAGCTGGAGGGCGAGGTCACGCTGGAGCATCTTCCCGAAGCCGTGCTGCAGGACGTCATCTGCATCGCGGGGTGGCTGGTGGAGTACGGACGCAACCAGG aCTTCATGAACGTTTATTACCAGATCCGCTCCAGTCAGCTGGATCGCTCCATCAAGGGTCTGAAGGATCATTTCCGTAAGAACAGCGCCTCCTCCGCGCTGCTGTACTCTCCCGCCGTGCAGACCAAACGCAAGGACACGCCCACCAAAAAGGTTCCTAAGCGACCAG GGACGATCCGTAAAGCTCAGAACCTGCTGAAACAGTACTCTCAGCATGGCCTGGACGGGAAAAAGGCCTCTAACCTCACTCCTCTAGAAG GTTACGATCTCGAGCCGCGCGGGGTTAAGCACCTGTCGGACGCACTGAGTGACAAGCACGGGGCTTCAGCAG ggaaaGACGATGTGATGGACGTGGAGATCGACTCGTACATCCACTGTATCAGTGCGTTTGTGAAGCTGGCGCAGAGCGAGTACGCCTTACTGACCGAGATCATCCCGGAACATCACCAGAAGAAAACCTTCGACTCGCTCatacag gaggtgTTAGATAACCTGATGCTGGATGGTGATAACATCGTAGCAGCCGCACGCAGAGCGATCATGAGACACGATTACTCGGCCGTCCTCACCATCTTCCCCATCCTCCGTCACCTCAAACACACCAAACCTGACTTCGACTCCACACTGCAG ggcacGGCGGCAAGCACAAAGAACAAACTCCCGACTCTGATCACGTCCATGGAGACAACGGGAGCCAAAGCGCTGGAGGAGTTCGCCGACAGCATCAAG AACGATCCAGATAAGGAGTACAACATGCCTAAAGACGGGACTGTACATGAGCTCACCAGTAAT gcgATTCTGTTCCTGCAGCAGTTGTTGGATTTCCAGGAGACGGCCGGGGCGATGTTAGCCTCTCAgg AAACGAGTTCATCAGCCAGCAGCTACAGCTCTGAGTTCAGCCGCAGACTCCTCAGCACCTACATCt GTAAAGTACTGGGAAACCTGCAGCTGAATCTGCTGAGTAAATCCAAAGTGTATGAGGATCAGGCTCTCAGCGCCATCTTCCTccacaacaactacaactacatCCTCAAATCCCTGGAGAA gtcggAACTGATCCAGCTGGTGGCTGTGACGCAGAAGAAAGCAGAGAGCTCCTACAGAGAACTGATCCAACAGCAGATACTGACCTACCAgcgcag CTGGATGAAGGTAACAGATCACCTGACTGACCGCAACCTGCCTGCAGTACAGCCTGGAACTAAG TTGAAAGACAAAGAGCGTCAGGTGATCAAAGATAAATTTAAG ggttttAATGATGGTCTGGAGGAGCTGTGTAAGATTCAGAAGGTTTGGGCGATTCCTGATAAAGAGCAGCGTGATGCGATTAGACACGCCCAGAAAAAGCTTATCTCTGACGCGTACAGAACCTTCTTACAAAG gtgtgcGAACATGCAATTCACCAAGAACCCGGAGAAGTACCACAAATACACTCCGGATCACGTGGAGGAGATGATAGACAAGCTGTTCGACACCTCTGCCTAA